The following proteins are co-located in the Doryrhamphus excisus isolate RoL2022-K1 chromosome 15, RoL_Dexc_1.0, whole genome shotgun sequence genome:
- the LOC131102833 gene encoding myosin heavy chain, fast skeletal muscle-like isoform X1 — MATDEAFDILGFTAEEKMSIYKLTGAVMHYGNMKFKQKQREEQAEPDGTEEADKAAYLMGLNSADLLKNLCYPRVKVGNEYVTKGQNVQQVYNSIGALAKSVYEKMFLWMVQRINQQLDTKQPRQHFIGVLDIAGFEIFDFNSMEQLCINFTNEKLQQFFNHHMFVLEQEEYKKEGIDWEFIDFGMDLAACIELIEKPMGIFSILEEECMFPKSTDASFKNKLYDQHLGKNSCFLKPKVVKGKPEAHFSLMHYAGTVDYNISGWLEKNKDPLNESVVQLYQKSPVKILAMLYVSFSASDDAPSGGAKKVAKKKGASFQTVSALFRENLGKLMTNLRTTHPHFVRCLIPNETKTPGIMEHHLVIHQLRCNGVLEGIRICRKGFPSRILYGDFKQRYRILNASAVPEGQFMDNKKAAEKLLGSIDVDHTQYKFGHTKVFFKAGLLGALEEMRDERLAQIVMSTQARCRGHLIRVEYQKMMARKEAIFTIQYNFRSFMKVKHWPWMKLYFKLKPLLKSAEAEKEMAQMKVDFTKLKEDLAKSENRRKEMEEKMVSVVQERNDLLLQVQAEADNLLDAEERCEGLIKSKIQLEAKLNEVMERLEDEEEMNAELTAKKRKLEDECSELKRDIDDLELTLAKVEKEKHAVENKVKNLTDEIMSQDDAISRLSKEKKALQEAHQATLDDLQAEEQKVNILSKAKAKLEQQVDELEGSLEHEKKVRMDQERARRKLEGDLKLALDSIMDLENEKQQLDEKLKKKDLEATQLQTKVEDEQTLGSQIQKKIKEILARTEELEEEMEVERATRAKVEKQRSDLSRELEDITERLEEAGASTAAQVEVNKKQEAEFLKLRRELEERSLQHEATSAALRKKHADSAAELGEQLDSVQRVRQKLDKEKSELRLEMDDLLSNLEGVAKAKVHLEKMCRSFEDQLSEVKAKEEQQQRLMSDLSGQNTRLQTENVEMSHQLEEKEALLSQLSRGKQGFLQQIEELRRLHEEEVKAKMALAHSLQSSQHDGELLREQLEEEQEARAELHRCLSKANSDVAQWRTKYETDAIQRNEELEEAKKKLALRLQEAEEAMEAVNSKCSSLEKTKQRLQGEVEDLMMEVERSNATATTLDKKQRHFDKVVAEWKQKYEEGQAELESALKDVRSLGTENFKMRNTLEECLEHVETLKRENKNLQQEILDLTEQLGEMGKNIHELEKSKKQAEQEKLEAQTSLEEAEVSRCCPQPCPSLLLVTTIVSVQASLEHEESKILRVQLELNQVKSEVDKKIAEKDEELEQMKRNSQRMIDILQSNLDAEVRSRNDTFRVRKKMEGDLNEMEIQLSHATRQAAEGQKQLRNVQVQLKVSNVPTLGPHSQSALCAPTQEVQVQLDDVLRSKEDMNEQVAMAERRSNLLLSEMEEVRAALEQTERSRKLAEQELLDAGERVQLLHSQNTSLLNSRKKLEADLSHVQGEVEDSVQTAQNAEEKAKKAITDAAMMAEELKKEQDTSAHLERMKKNLETTVKDLQQRLDEAENMALKGGKKQLQKLEARVRELESELEVEQKHASDAVKGSRKLERKMKDLTYQSDEDRKTSMRLQELVDKLQLKVKAYKRQAEEAEEQANAHLTKLRKVQHELEEAEERADIAESQVNKMKVKSRDMAKVRRLRRTGRFYTRAG; from the exons ATGGCGACCGAT GAGGCCTTTGACATTCTGGGCTTCACCGCCGAAGAAAAGATGTCCATCTACAAGCTGACGGGTGCCGTGATGCATTATGGGAACATGAAGTTCAAGCAGAAGCAGCGGGAGGAGCAGGCGGAGCCTGACGGCACTGAAG AGGCCGACAAAGCAGCTTATCTGATGGGTCTGAACTCTGCTGACCTGCTGAAGAACCTCTGCTACCCCCGTGTGAAGGTGGGCAACGAGTACGTCACCAAAGGACAAAACGTGCAGCAG GTGTACAACTCCATCGGAGCGCTGGCCAAGTCCGTCTACGAGAAGATGTTCCTGTGGATGGTGCAGCGCATCAACCAGCAGCTGGACACCAAGCAGCCCAGGCAGCACTTCATCGGCGTTCTCGACATCGCCGGCTTTGAAATCTTCGAC TTCAACAGCATGGAGCAGCTGTGCATCAACTTCACCAACGAGAAGCTGCAGCAGTTCTTCAACCACCACATGTTTGTGCTGGAGCAAGAAGAGTACAAGAAGGAAGGGATCGACTGGGAGTTCATCGACTTCGGCATGGACCTGGCAGCCTGCATCGAGCTCATTGAGAAG CCCATGGGCATCTTCTCCATCCTGGAGGAGGAGTGTATGTTCCCAAAATCCACAGACGCGTCCTTCAAGAACAAACTCTACGACCAACATCTGGGCAAGAACAGCTGCTTCCTGAAACCCAAAGTGGTCAAAGGCAAGCCAGAAGCTCACTTCTCTCTGATGCACTACGCTGGCACGGTGGACTACAACATCAGCGGCTGGCTGGAGAAGAACAAGGACCCGCTGAACGAGTCCGTGGTGCAGCTGTACCAGAAGTCGCCGGTGAAGATCCTAGCGATGCTTTACGTCAGCTTTTCCGCCTCAGATG ATGCACCTTCTGGAGGAGCCAAGAAGGTGGCGAAGAAGAAGGGAGCATCTTTCCAAACTGTGTCAGCGCTGTTCAGG GAGAATCTTGGGAAGCTCATGACCAACCTGAGGACCACGCACCCCCACTTTGTGAGATGCCTCATTCCGAATGAAACTAAAACTCCAG GCATTATGGAACACCACCTGGTCATCCACCAGCTGCGCTGCAACGGCGTTCTTGAAGGCATCCGCATCTGCAGGAAAGGATTCCCCAGCAGGATCTTGTATGGAGACTTCAAGCAGAG ATACAGGATCCTAAATGCCAGCGCCGTCCCGGAGGGACAGTTCATGGACAACAAGAAGGCTGCGGAGAAGCTTCTGGGCTCCATCGATGTGGACCACACGCAGTACAAGTTTGGGCACACAAAG GTGTTTTTCAAAGCCGGCCTGCTGGGTGCTCTGGAGGAGATGAGGGATGAGCGCTTGGCTCAGATTGTGATGTCCACTCAGGCACGGTGCCGAGGGCACCTGATCCGGGTGGAATACCAGAAGATGATGGCCAGGAA GGAGGCCATCTTCACCATCCAGTACAACTTCCGTTCCTTCATGAAGGTCAAACACTGGCCGTGGATGAAGCTCTACTTTAAGCTCAAACCTCTGCTGAAGAGCGCCGAGGCCGAGAAGGAGATGGCCCAAATGAAGGTGGACTTCACCAAGCTCAAAGAAGATCTCGCCAAGTCGGAAAACCGGCGGAAGGAGATGGAAGAGAAAATGGTCTCTGTTGTTCAAGAAAGGAACGACCTTCTCCTCCAGGTCCAGGCA GAGGCGGACAACCTGTTGGATGCTGAGGAGCGATGTGAGGGACTCATCAAGAGCAAGATCCAACTGGAGGCCAAGTTGAATGAGGTGATGGAGAGgctggaggacgaggaggagatgAACGCCGAGCTGACGGCCAAGAAGCGAAAGCTTGAAGATGAGTGCTCTGAGCTGAAGAGGGACATCGATGACCTGGAACTCACCTTGGCCAAGGTTGAGAAGGAGAAACATGCTGTGGAAAACAAG GTGAAAAACCTGACGGATGAGATCATGAGTCAGGATGACGCCATCAGCAGATTGTCCAAAGAGAAAAAAGCCCTACAGGAAGCCCATCAGGCCACACTGGACGACCTGCAGGCCGAGGAGCAGAAGGTGAACATCCTCAGCAAGGCCAAAGCGAAGCTAGAGCAGCAGGTTGACGAG CTGGAAGGCTCCTTGGAGCATGAGAAGAAGGTCCGGATGGACCAGGAGAGAGCCAGGAGGAAGCTGGAGGGTGATCTGAAGCTAGCCCTGGACTCCATCATGGATCTGGAAAATGAGAAGCAGCAGCTGGACGAGAAGTTGAAAAA GAAAGACTTGGAGGCCACGCAGCTGCAGACCAAGGTTGAAGATGAACAAACGCTTGGTTCACAGATCCAGAAGAAAATCAAAGAGATCCTG GCCCGAACTGAAGAactggaggaggagatggaggtcGAGCGTGCCACTCGAGCCAAAGTGGAGAAGCAGAGGTCGGATCTGTCCCGAGAGCTGGAGGACATCACGGAGAGGCTGGAGGAGGCCGGAGCATCTACCGCCGCCCAGGTGGAGGTGAACAAAAAGCAGGAGGCGGAGTTCCTCAAACTCCGTCGGGAGCTGGAGGAGCGTTCGCTGCAGCACGAGGCCACGTCCGCCGCCCTGCGCAAGAAGCACGCGGACAGCGCGGCCGAGCTCGGGGAGCAGCTGGACAGCGTCCAGAGGGTCCGGCAGAAACTGGACAAAGAGAAGAGCGAGCTGAGGCTGGAGATGGATGACCTGTTGAGCAATTTGGAGGGCGTGGCCAAAGCCAAA GTTCATTTGGAGAAGATGTGTCGCTCCTTCGAAGATCAACTGAGCGAGGTGAAAGCCaaagaggagcagcagcagagaCTCATGAGCGACCTTTCCGGCCAAAACACCCGACTGCAGACGGAAAACG TTGAAATGTCTCACCagctggaggagaaggaggctCTTCTCTCGCAGCTCTCCCGGGGCAAGCAAGGCTTCCTCCAGCAGATTGAGGAGCTGAGAAGGCTTCACGAGGAGGAGGTGAAG GCAAAGATGGCGCTGGCCCACAGCCTGCAGTCCAGCCAACACGACGGTGAGCTCCTGAGggagcagctggaggaggagcaggaggccaGAGCGGAGCTCCATCGCTGCCTCTCCAAGGCCAACAGCGACGTGGCCCAGTGGAGGACCAAATACGAGACGGACGCCATCCAGCGTAACGAGGAACTGGAGGAAGCCAA GAAGAAGCTGGCGCTGCGTCTGCAAGAGGCAGAAGAAGCCATGGAAGCCGTCAACTCCAAGTGCTCTTCTCTGGAGAAGACCAAGCAGCGGCTGCAGGGAGAGGTGGAGGACCTGATGATGGAGGTTGAGAGGTCCAACGCCACTGCCACCACCTTGGACAAGAAGCAGAGACATTTTGATAAG GTTGTAGCCGAGTGGAAGCAGAAGTACGAGGAGGGTCAGGCAGAACTGGAGTCAGCGCTGAAAGACGTGCGGTCTTTAGGCACCGAGAACTTCAAGATGAGGAACACCTTGGAGGAATGCTTGGAGCACGTGGAGACACTCAAGCGGGAAAACAAGAACCTCCAAC AGGAGATTTTGGATCTCACGGAGCAGCTGggagaaatgggaaaaaacatCCATGAGCTGGAAAAATCCAAGAAGCAGGCCGAGCAGGAGAAGTTGGAAGCCCAGACGTCTCTGGAGGAGGCCGAGGTGAGCAGATGTTGTCCACAGCCTTGTCCATCTTTGCTCCTTGTGACCACTATTGTCTCTGTGCAGGCCTCCTTGGAGCACGAGGAGTCCAAGATCTTGCGAGTCCAGCTGGAGCTCAACCAGGTAAAGAGTGAAGTGGACAAGAAGATAGCCGAGAAGGATGAGGAGCTGGAGCAAATGAAGAGAAACAGTCAGCGGATGATCGACATCCTCCAAAGCAACCTGGATGCGGAAGTCAGGAGCAGGAATGACACATTTAGAGTCAGGAAGAAAATGGAGGGAGACCTCAACGAGATGGAGATCCAGCTGAGCCACGCCACCAGGCAGGCAGCAGAAGGCCAGAAACAGCTGAGGAACGTTCAAGTTCAGCTGAAGGTGAGCAACGTGCCAACATTAGGCCCGCACTCTCAATCAGCGCTTTGTGCTCCCACCCAGGAGGTCCAGGTTCAGCTGGATGACGTGCTGAGAAGCAAGGAGGACATGAATGAGCAGGTCGCCATGGCCGAGCGCAGGAGCAACCTCCTGCTGTCAGAAATGGAGGAAGTCAGAGCCGCCCTGGAACAGACGGAGAGGAGCCGCAAGCTGGCCGAGCAGGAGCTGCTGGACGCCGGGGAGAGGGTTCAGCTTCTCCACTCGCAG AACACCAGTTTGCTCAACAGCCGCAAGAAGCTGGAGGCGGACTTGTCTCACGTTCAAGGAGAGGTAGAAGACAGTGTCCAAACGGCCCAGAACGCAGAGGAGAAGGCCAAGAAGGCCATCACCGAC GCCGCCATGATGGCTGAAGAGCTGAAGAAGGAGCAGGACACCAGCGCCCACCTGGAGAGGATGAAGAAGAACCTGGAGACCACTGTCAAGGACCTGCAGCAGCGTCTGGATGAGGCTGAGAACATGGCCTTGAAGGGCGGGAAGAAGCAGCTCCAAAAACTGGAAGCCAGG GTGAGGGAGCTGGAAAGCGAGCTGGAGGTGGAGCAAAAACACGCGTCCGACGCCGTGAAAGGATCACGCAAGCTGGAACGCAAGATGAAGGACCTGACCTACCAG TCGGACGAGGACAGGAAGACCTCCATGAGGCTGCAGGAGCTGGTGGACAAGCTGCAGCTGAAGGTCAAAGCATACAAGCGGCAGGCTGAAGAAGCG GAGGAGCAAGCCAACGCCCACCTGACCAAACTCAGGAAGGTGCAGCATGAGCTGGAGGAGGCCGAGGAACGAGCCGACATCGCCGAGTCCCAGGTCAACAAGATGAAGGTCAAGAGTCGTGACATGGCCAAGGTACGACGGCTGCGGCGTACGGGCAGGTTTTACACACGCGCGGGTTAG
- the LOC131102833 gene encoding myosin heavy chain, fast skeletal muscle-like isoform X2, producing MFLWMVQRINQQLDTKQPRQHFIGVLDIAGFEIFDFNSMEQLCINFTNEKLQQFFNHHMFVLEQEEYKKEGIDWEFIDFGMDLAACIELIEKPMGIFSILEEECMFPKSTDASFKNKLYDQHLGKNSCFLKPKVVKGKPEAHFSLMHYAGTVDYNISGWLEKNKDPLNESVVQLYQKSPVKILAMLYVSFSASDDAPSGGAKKVAKKKGASFQTVSALFRENLGKLMTNLRTTHPHFVRCLIPNETKTPGIMEHHLVIHQLRCNGVLEGIRICRKGFPSRILYGDFKQRYRILNASAVPEGQFMDNKKAAEKLLGSIDVDHTQYKFGHTKVFFKAGLLGALEEMRDERLAQIVMSTQARCRGHLIRVEYQKMMARKEAIFTIQYNFRSFMKVKHWPWMKLYFKLKPLLKSAEAEKEMAQMKVDFTKLKEDLAKSENRRKEMEEKMVSVVQERNDLLLQVQAEADNLLDAEERCEGLIKSKIQLEAKLNEVMERLEDEEEMNAELTAKKRKLEDECSELKRDIDDLELTLAKVEKEKHAVENKVKNLTDEIMSQDDAISRLSKEKKALQEAHQATLDDLQAEEQKVNILSKAKAKLEQQVDELEGSLEHEKKVRMDQERARRKLEGDLKLALDSIMDLENEKQQLDEKLKKKDLEATQLQTKVEDEQTLGSQIQKKIKEILARTEELEEEMEVERATRAKVEKQRSDLSRELEDITERLEEAGASTAAQVEVNKKQEAEFLKLRRELEERSLQHEATSAALRKKHADSAAELGEQLDSVQRVRQKLDKEKSELRLEMDDLLSNLEGVAKAKVHLEKMCRSFEDQLSEVKAKEEQQQRLMSDLSGQNTRLQTENVEMSHQLEEKEALLSQLSRGKQGFLQQIEELRRLHEEEVKAKMALAHSLQSSQHDGELLREQLEEEQEARAELHRCLSKANSDVAQWRTKYETDAIQRNEELEEAKKKLALRLQEAEEAMEAVNSKCSSLEKTKQRLQGEVEDLMMEVERSNATATTLDKKQRHFDKVVAEWKQKYEEGQAELESALKDVRSLGTENFKMRNTLEECLEHVETLKRENKNLQQEILDLTEQLGEMGKNIHELEKSKKQAEQEKLEAQTSLEEAEVSRCCPQPCPSLLLVTTIVSVQASLEHEESKILRVQLELNQVKSEVDKKIAEKDEELEQMKRNSQRMIDILQSNLDAEVRSRNDTFRVRKKMEGDLNEMEIQLSHATRQAAEGQKQLRNVQVQLKVSNVPTLGPHSQSALCAPTQEVQVQLDDVLRSKEDMNEQVAMAERRSNLLLSEMEEVRAALEQTERSRKLAEQELLDAGERVQLLHSQNTSLLNSRKKLEADLSHVQGEVEDSVQTAQNAEEKAKKAITDAAMMAEELKKEQDTSAHLERMKKNLETTVKDLQQRLDEAENMALKGGKKQLQKLEARVRELESELEVEQKHASDAVKGSRKLERKMKDLTYQSDEDRKTSMRLQELVDKLQLKVKAYKRQAEEAEEQANAHLTKLRKVQHELEEAEERADIAESQVNKMKVKSRDMAKVRRLRRTGRFYTRAG from the exons ATGTTCCTGTGGATGGTGCAGCGCATCAACCAGCAGCTGGACACCAAGCAGCCCAGGCAGCACTTCATCGGCGTTCTCGACATCGCCGGCTTTGAAATCTTCGAC TTCAACAGCATGGAGCAGCTGTGCATCAACTTCACCAACGAGAAGCTGCAGCAGTTCTTCAACCACCACATGTTTGTGCTGGAGCAAGAAGAGTACAAGAAGGAAGGGATCGACTGGGAGTTCATCGACTTCGGCATGGACCTGGCAGCCTGCATCGAGCTCATTGAGAAG CCCATGGGCATCTTCTCCATCCTGGAGGAGGAGTGTATGTTCCCAAAATCCACAGACGCGTCCTTCAAGAACAAACTCTACGACCAACATCTGGGCAAGAACAGCTGCTTCCTGAAACCCAAAGTGGTCAAAGGCAAGCCAGAAGCTCACTTCTCTCTGATGCACTACGCTGGCACGGTGGACTACAACATCAGCGGCTGGCTGGAGAAGAACAAGGACCCGCTGAACGAGTCCGTGGTGCAGCTGTACCAGAAGTCGCCGGTGAAGATCCTAGCGATGCTTTACGTCAGCTTTTCCGCCTCAGATG ATGCACCTTCTGGAGGAGCCAAGAAGGTGGCGAAGAAGAAGGGAGCATCTTTCCAAACTGTGTCAGCGCTGTTCAGG GAGAATCTTGGGAAGCTCATGACCAACCTGAGGACCACGCACCCCCACTTTGTGAGATGCCTCATTCCGAATGAAACTAAAACTCCAG GCATTATGGAACACCACCTGGTCATCCACCAGCTGCGCTGCAACGGCGTTCTTGAAGGCATCCGCATCTGCAGGAAAGGATTCCCCAGCAGGATCTTGTATGGAGACTTCAAGCAGAG ATACAGGATCCTAAATGCCAGCGCCGTCCCGGAGGGACAGTTCATGGACAACAAGAAGGCTGCGGAGAAGCTTCTGGGCTCCATCGATGTGGACCACACGCAGTACAAGTTTGGGCACACAAAG GTGTTTTTCAAAGCCGGCCTGCTGGGTGCTCTGGAGGAGATGAGGGATGAGCGCTTGGCTCAGATTGTGATGTCCACTCAGGCACGGTGCCGAGGGCACCTGATCCGGGTGGAATACCAGAAGATGATGGCCAGGAA GGAGGCCATCTTCACCATCCAGTACAACTTCCGTTCCTTCATGAAGGTCAAACACTGGCCGTGGATGAAGCTCTACTTTAAGCTCAAACCTCTGCTGAAGAGCGCCGAGGCCGAGAAGGAGATGGCCCAAATGAAGGTGGACTTCACCAAGCTCAAAGAAGATCTCGCCAAGTCGGAAAACCGGCGGAAGGAGATGGAAGAGAAAATGGTCTCTGTTGTTCAAGAAAGGAACGACCTTCTCCTCCAGGTCCAGGCA GAGGCGGACAACCTGTTGGATGCTGAGGAGCGATGTGAGGGACTCATCAAGAGCAAGATCCAACTGGAGGCCAAGTTGAATGAGGTGATGGAGAGgctggaggacgaggaggagatgAACGCCGAGCTGACGGCCAAGAAGCGAAAGCTTGAAGATGAGTGCTCTGAGCTGAAGAGGGACATCGATGACCTGGAACTCACCTTGGCCAAGGTTGAGAAGGAGAAACATGCTGTGGAAAACAAG GTGAAAAACCTGACGGATGAGATCATGAGTCAGGATGACGCCATCAGCAGATTGTCCAAAGAGAAAAAAGCCCTACAGGAAGCCCATCAGGCCACACTGGACGACCTGCAGGCCGAGGAGCAGAAGGTGAACATCCTCAGCAAGGCCAAAGCGAAGCTAGAGCAGCAGGTTGACGAG CTGGAAGGCTCCTTGGAGCATGAGAAGAAGGTCCGGATGGACCAGGAGAGAGCCAGGAGGAAGCTGGAGGGTGATCTGAAGCTAGCCCTGGACTCCATCATGGATCTGGAAAATGAGAAGCAGCAGCTGGACGAGAAGTTGAAAAA GAAAGACTTGGAGGCCACGCAGCTGCAGACCAAGGTTGAAGATGAACAAACGCTTGGTTCACAGATCCAGAAGAAAATCAAAGAGATCCTG GCCCGAACTGAAGAactggaggaggagatggaggtcGAGCGTGCCACTCGAGCCAAAGTGGAGAAGCAGAGGTCGGATCTGTCCCGAGAGCTGGAGGACATCACGGAGAGGCTGGAGGAGGCCGGAGCATCTACCGCCGCCCAGGTGGAGGTGAACAAAAAGCAGGAGGCGGAGTTCCTCAAACTCCGTCGGGAGCTGGAGGAGCGTTCGCTGCAGCACGAGGCCACGTCCGCCGCCCTGCGCAAGAAGCACGCGGACAGCGCGGCCGAGCTCGGGGAGCAGCTGGACAGCGTCCAGAGGGTCCGGCAGAAACTGGACAAAGAGAAGAGCGAGCTGAGGCTGGAGATGGATGACCTGTTGAGCAATTTGGAGGGCGTGGCCAAAGCCAAA GTTCATTTGGAGAAGATGTGTCGCTCCTTCGAAGATCAACTGAGCGAGGTGAAAGCCaaagaggagcagcagcagagaCTCATGAGCGACCTTTCCGGCCAAAACACCCGACTGCAGACGGAAAACG TTGAAATGTCTCACCagctggaggagaaggaggctCTTCTCTCGCAGCTCTCCCGGGGCAAGCAAGGCTTCCTCCAGCAGATTGAGGAGCTGAGAAGGCTTCACGAGGAGGAGGTGAAG GCAAAGATGGCGCTGGCCCACAGCCTGCAGTCCAGCCAACACGACGGTGAGCTCCTGAGggagcagctggaggaggagcaggaggccaGAGCGGAGCTCCATCGCTGCCTCTCCAAGGCCAACAGCGACGTGGCCCAGTGGAGGACCAAATACGAGACGGACGCCATCCAGCGTAACGAGGAACTGGAGGAAGCCAA GAAGAAGCTGGCGCTGCGTCTGCAAGAGGCAGAAGAAGCCATGGAAGCCGTCAACTCCAAGTGCTCTTCTCTGGAGAAGACCAAGCAGCGGCTGCAGGGAGAGGTGGAGGACCTGATGATGGAGGTTGAGAGGTCCAACGCCACTGCCACCACCTTGGACAAGAAGCAGAGACATTTTGATAAG GTTGTAGCCGAGTGGAAGCAGAAGTACGAGGAGGGTCAGGCAGAACTGGAGTCAGCGCTGAAAGACGTGCGGTCTTTAGGCACCGAGAACTTCAAGATGAGGAACACCTTGGAGGAATGCTTGGAGCACGTGGAGACACTCAAGCGGGAAAACAAGAACCTCCAAC AGGAGATTTTGGATCTCACGGAGCAGCTGggagaaatgggaaaaaacatCCATGAGCTGGAAAAATCCAAGAAGCAGGCCGAGCAGGAGAAGTTGGAAGCCCAGACGTCTCTGGAGGAGGCCGAGGTGAGCAGATGTTGTCCACAGCCTTGTCCATCTTTGCTCCTTGTGACCACTATTGTCTCTGTGCAGGCCTCCTTGGAGCACGAGGAGTCCAAGATCTTGCGAGTCCAGCTGGAGCTCAACCAGGTAAAGAGTGAAGTGGACAAGAAGATAGCCGAGAAGGATGAGGAGCTGGAGCAAATGAAGAGAAACAGTCAGCGGATGATCGACATCCTCCAAAGCAACCTGGATGCGGAAGTCAGGAGCAGGAATGACACATTTAGAGTCAGGAAGAAAATGGAGGGAGACCTCAACGAGATGGAGATCCAGCTGAGCCACGCCACCAGGCAGGCAGCAGAAGGCCAGAAACAGCTGAGGAACGTTCAAGTTCAGCTGAAGGTGAGCAACGTGCCAACATTAGGCCCGCACTCTCAATCAGCGCTTTGTGCTCCCACCCAGGAGGTCCAGGTTCAGCTGGATGACGTGCTGAGAAGCAAGGAGGACATGAATGAGCAGGTCGCCATGGCCGAGCGCAGGAGCAACCTCCTGCTGTCAGAAATGGAGGAAGTCAGAGCCGCCCTGGAACAGACGGAGAGGAGCCGCAAGCTGGCCGAGCAGGAGCTGCTGGACGCCGGGGAGAGGGTTCAGCTTCTCCACTCGCAG AACACCAGTTTGCTCAACAGCCGCAAGAAGCTGGAGGCGGACTTGTCTCACGTTCAAGGAGAGGTAGAAGACAGTGTCCAAACGGCCCAGAACGCAGAGGAGAAGGCCAAGAAGGCCATCACCGAC GCCGCCATGATGGCTGAAGAGCTGAAGAAGGAGCAGGACACCAGCGCCCACCTGGAGAGGATGAAGAAGAACCTGGAGACCACTGTCAAGGACCTGCAGCAGCGTCTGGATGAGGCTGAGAACATGGCCTTGAAGGGCGGGAAGAAGCAGCTCCAAAAACTGGAAGCCAGG GTGAGGGAGCTGGAAAGCGAGCTGGAGGTGGAGCAAAAACACGCGTCCGACGCCGTGAAAGGATCACGCAAGCTGGAACGCAAGATGAAGGACCTGACCTACCAG TCGGACGAGGACAGGAAGACCTCCATGAGGCTGCAGGAGCTGGTGGACAAGCTGCAGCTGAAGGTCAAAGCATACAAGCGGCAGGCTGAAGAAGCG GAGGAGCAAGCCAACGCCCACCTGACCAAACTCAGGAAGGTGCAGCATGAGCTGGAGGAGGCCGAGGAACGAGCCGACATCGCCGAGTCCCAGGTCAACAAGATGAAGGTCAAGAGTCGTGACATGGCCAAGGTACGACGGCTGCGGCGTACGGGCAGGTTTTACACACGCGCGGGTTAG